A stretch of the Salarias fasciatus chromosome 3, fSalaFa1.1, whole genome shotgun sequence genome encodes the following:
- the LOC115409419 gene encoding coxsackievirus and adenovirus receptor homolog codes for MPVDSDSVQKTVSAVEGQTVSLPCEATNDETIRVVEWTRPDLKDQPVLLYRDGHFDPDNHPSYRNRVDLKDVKDGDVSLILKNVTFNDRGTFECYVIQGGEQSRKKRSEDTESLSLVSLSVFPPPGDPGGRGGDGGHVGLIVGVTVAALVVVGVVMLQRYLKNQVVSETLTAGCGLSVFRGGDAGDPGGQTGL; via the exons ATGCCTGTGGACTCAG ATTCAGTCCAGAAAACCGTCTCAGCTGTTGAAGGACAAACTGTCTCTCTGCCGTGTGAAGCTACGAACGATGAGACCATCAGAGTGGTGGAGtggaccagaccggacctgaAGGACCAGCCTGTTCTGTTATACAGAGACGGACACTTTGATCCAGATAATCATCCTTCTTATCGGAATCGAGTGGATCTGAAGGACGTGAAGGACGGAGACGTGAGTCTGATCCTGAAGAACGTGACCTTCAATGACCGTGGGACATTCGAGTGTTACGTCATCCAAGGAGGAGAACAGTCCAGAAAGAAGAGATCTGAAGACACCGAGTCCCTCAGCTTGGTCTctctctcagtgtttcctcctccag gagacccaggaggacgaggaggggatggaggacATGTTGGTCTGATTGTTGGTGTGACTGTAGCTGCtctggttgttgttggtgttgtgaTGCTTCAAAGATACCTGAAGAATCAGGTCGTCTCCGAGACACTGACTGCAGGCTGTGGACTCTCCGTCTTCCGTGGTGGAGACGCTGGAGACccaggaggacagactggactcTGA